One Clostridia bacterium genomic window, AAGCCCTGAGAGTAGCAACGGAGCCCGGTCACCGTTTCAGAGGGCGCATAAGCTCTGGGGCTGCTAAAGTCTGGTTGTATGCAGTATGGAAGGAATTCGTTTGCAGTCGGGTCCTGCAGTTAAGGGCACGGCGCTCTGCCGTGCCCTTCGTTTATCAGATTCGCAATTGTCCGATTTCACATCCTCCTAGCTTGCCATTTTCATCGCCGTGTTCTGATCTGCCCTGAACCGCAGCAACGCCGCGACATTTCCTGCCTTCTCGAAATCTGGATCGTTCTGGATGTACACCACTTCAATCCCATTTCGCAGCGCGTTTCCGATCATCGCATCCGCCAGGTCCTCCAACGCGCGTGTCTCTTGCCCGCAAATCGAGCATTCGGAGTGCTGTTTCAGACCCAGATGTCCGCAGTTGCTGCACTCCGACCCGGGGGCCTTGAGGTGCTCGCCGATTAACATTGTTTGAACCTCGCCCTTCTCCAGCGATCGCAGCACGCGACGCAGTCCAATTGCGCCCCTCGCGTTTCGCTGCGCCTCCCCCAGCACCTCGTGTACCAATCCATGCCGCCGATTCAACTCGTGCTCGTCGAGAATCAACTGCACCTGCTCACGAATCATTTCTGGACTTGCCGTCGCGGGATCGATGCGGAAACGCCCAGATAGCTTCTGGCGTACATAGGGATGGAACTGCGATTCAATTTCGTTCCAGTTCTCATCGCGACAACCGATCACGAGCGAATCCAAACCGCCGCGGTCATGCATCTCGAGCAGCGCATCGGCAACAAATTTGTAGTGCTGCATTGCGTCGTTTGCAACCTTGCGCTCGGCGTGTCCAGCATCGTAACCGGCCCAACCATCACTGCGCCCGCGCCTCGGCAGGTCATTGAAGAAGTCGACGAGTTCCCGTATTTCATCATGGCGAAAAGCGAACAGTCGCGCCTTCGTGCGGTCCAGCAGGCATACCACCACTCGCGGATGTCTCTCCACGACGGGAGCAAGCGGTCTTAAATGGAAGCGGTTGTTCACAATGAGCTGAGTTCCGGAAAGCCATGCCGGAAGGTTGAACTCTTTCCAGACGCCCCGCTTTGCATCCGCAAAGATAGCTTTTGCGCGTCCTCCATTTCCGTGCAGTTGATCAGCTAGATCCAGGATGCGTTGCAGATCGTCTCGCGCGCAGCCGTTCCTGCCTTCTTTCTCCGCCGTTTTCAGTGCGGCGCGCACCAGGTCCTTAACCAGGATCGCCTCCTCACGATGCGACTGGTTCTGCGGAGTCCCAGGCTGATAGAAGAAACTGATGGCGCAACCTTCTGGTGATTCGAATTGTGCAAGCTCGCGAATAGCTTCTCGCGTAATCATAGGTACATCTCCTCAGCAACGCCGTTCATGATTCCGTAGGAAGGGTCGTGCGCGTAAATCAAGCCGTTCTAGAGTGTTCGATCAGCTTGTCCTTGATCGGACTGGCGGCAGGAAAGGACTTGCGCAGGTGTTCGCGTGCAGCTTTGATCGACGCGCGCACCTCCTCCAACTTGCGGTCTGTAATCACCGCGATCTCATTCGCCGTGAAACCTTCCATCGTGTACAGGATGAAAGCTTCGCGTTCGTGCGGCTTCGCATGGCGTAGCGCCATTTCCACCATCGCCACCATCTCGTCGCTTGCCGCCACATCTTCGGGCGTCGAAAGCCGCGAGTCCGCGATCAGGTTCTCCTGCGTCAGCGACTCGTCCGGTTGGTGGAATTGCAACACCGGCTCATCGCTGCCCGGCTCTTCCCTGCTGCGCGGGGTGGACTCAAGCCGTACCGATCCGATCTCCTGCCTCGTCTGGTTCAGCAGCCGCGAGACCGCGCTGTTCGCCAGCCGATACAGCCACGGCTCCAAGGTTATCTTTTCCGGCTTCTCCGAGCGGTCATCGAGCGCGCTCGCAATCGCCTCATCGATAACTTCTTCTGGCGTCAGCTCTCCCGGGCGAAGCTGCCCGTTGTTCTCGCGATATCGCAACTCGCGCTCGACATATCTTTGCAGACGAGGCAGGTTCGCATCCACGTAGCTGCTGATGTCCGCGACAGAAACCATCTCCGGACGAATTGCCGCGATCGTCTCCTCAAAGGGCACCTGCGGCTCGAGACGCTCTCGCTCCACGCCACGCTCTCGCGGCCAAGTGTGCTTTCTGCGAAGGTGGTCTTTGTGCTTGGTCAACTGCTCGGTCAAGTCTTCAAATGAGCGCTTCACTGCACCTACGTCGCTGTCGGCCATCCTTTGTGCGGCCATCTGCCCCGACGGGAGACGCAGGTTCAGAGAAACTACGGTCCCTGTCTTCTGGTTTGCCTCGACAGTCCCGTACAGCGAAATCAGCTCGGGGCGAAAAACCTGGAGCCTTTTGCGCAGTTTGTCAATCTGCTGTTGAATGTGTTGCTCAAGGGCGGGGGTTTTAGGCAGCTTGTAGCTGAAATGCACATTCATGCGTAAGCCTCGGCTGGGAATACAGGTCCAATCCCCGGCAGCTACTGTCCTAAAGCGGAATTTTACACCCGCTTATAGAGAGGCACGGGGCAAAACGGGAGTTGCTTTTGCCCCGCCCAAATGCGGCATAAAACGTGCTCTAACCGCGTTTTTGCAGCACTTCAGCTCAGGTTCCCAAGTCGCTCTTACCGACGGTTAAATGCAAAAAGCCGCTGCCCGAAACATCCCATGGGCAGCGGCTTTCAAGTACAAACTCTTCTTTGATTCTTATACCGCTACTGTGACCGAAGTCTCCGTCCTGGTCACCGGTCTGTACAAAGTGTCGCGCTCGACCGGCACTCTTCCGGCTTCCGTGATTAACCGTATCAGTTCATGTCGCGTCATTCCCTGCGGAGTCGTAGCCCCTGCGTCGTGATAGATCTTCTCTTCCACCACGGTTCCATCAATATCGTCCGCGCCGAACCTGAGCGCGATTTGTGCAATCTTCGGCGTGAGCATCTGCCAGTACGCTTTGATATGCGGGAAGTTGTCCAGCACCAGTCGCGACACCGCGATCTGCCGCAGATCCAGCATCCCTGTCGTCTTCGGCAGATGCTGTAGCGGAGTGTTGTCAGGATGGAACGCCAACCCGATAAACGTCTGAAAGCCGCCGGTCTCGTCCTGCAAAGCTCGCAACTTAATCAAGTGATCGACGCGATCTTCGTCATTTTCGATATGACCGTAGAGCATGGTCGCATTCGACTTCAGCCCGATCTCATGCGCGACGCGAGCCGTATCCAACCACTCTGTTCCATCAATCTTGTGATCGCAGATGATCGAGCGTACGCGCTCGCTGAAAACTTCTGCGCCGCCTCCAGGCAACGAATCCACGCCTGCAGCTTTCAGTTTGAGCAGCACGTCGCGGATCGACATCCTGTACAGCTTTGCGAAGAAAGCCACCTCGACCATCGTGAATGCCTTGATGTGTACGTCCGGATAGCGCTCCTTCAGGCCAGTTACCAGGTCAAGAAAATACTGGAACGGCAGCTCCGCATGGAGTCCGCCGACGATGTGGAATTCCGTAATCGCTTCCGTGTACCCGGACGCAGCGGACTCCCACACCTGCTCCAGCGACATCGTGTACGCGCCTGGCGTGTCCTTCTTTCGTCCGAAGGCGCACAGCCTGCAAGCCGCCACACAGACGTTCGTGGGATTGATATGCCTGTTAACGTTGAAGTACGCGACATTGCCGTGCATGCATTCGCGAACGTGATTCGCCAGCCAGCCCACGGCAAGAATGTCAGGCGACCGATACAGCGCAACCGCCTCGTCGAAGTCCAGGCGCTCACGCGCCATCACCTTCTCGGCGATTCGCGCCAGCCGCGCATCATGTGTCTGGAAAGGGTGCATACCGGAAACCGTGTCAACCGTAGATTCTGCCATTGCCCTTCGATGATAACGCACGGCAATAAGGAATCACAGCAGGAGGCGACGTCTGCGGCATGTGTTTATTTCAGCGATGCCGGACGGAGCACGCGGCAGGGATTGCCCACGGCAATCACTCCTGCGGGAATACTCCGTGTGACTACACTGCCTGCCCCAATGACCGTGTTGTCCCCAATTGTCACGCCGGGACAGATAATCGTGCCGCCCCCCAGCCACACGTTGTTCCCAATTGTGACCGGTGTTGCCATCTCCAATCCGCTACGGCGAGTTGCAGCGTCAAGCGGATGGTGCGCGGTGTAGATCTGCACGCAAGGCGCAATCTGAGCGTCATCGCCGATGGTGATCAACGCGCAGTCAAGAAAGATGCAGTTGTAGTTGACGAAGCCATTGCGGCCGATGCGGAT contains:
- a CDS encoding sugar O-acetyltransferase, with the protein product MGATEKEKMLSGQLYRASDPELKQAHASAQRRMRRLNAIANEDAVARYDRLRDLLGKIGEDTVFMSPFWCDYGVNIRIGRNGFVNYNCIFLDCALITIGDDAQIAPCVQIYTAHHPLDAATRRSGLEMATPVTIGNNVWLGGGTIICPGVTIGDNTVIGAGSVVTRSIPAGVIAVGNPCRVLRPASLK
- the mqnE gene encoding aminofutalosine synthase MqnE; amino-acid sequence: MAESTVDTVSGMHPFQTHDARLARIAEKVMARERLDFDEAVALYRSPDILAVGWLANHVRECMHGNVAYFNVNRHINPTNVCVAACRLCAFGRKKDTPGAYTMSLEQVWESAASGYTEAITEFHIVGGLHAELPFQYFLDLVTGLKERYPDVHIKAFTMVEVAFFAKLYRMSIRDVLLKLKAAGVDSLPGGGAEVFSERVRSIICDHKIDGTEWLDTARVAHEIGLKSNATMLYGHIENDEDRVDHLIKLRALQDETGGFQTFIGLAFHPDNTPLQHLPKTTGMLDLRQIAVSRLVLDNFPHIKAYWQMLTPKIAQIALRFGADDIDGTVVEEKIYHDAGATTPQGMTRHELIRLITEAGRVPVERDTLYRPVTRTETSVTVAV